Proteins found in one Deinococcus sp. Leaf326 genomic segment:
- a CDS encoding ParA family protein — protein MTRVIAITSEKGGVGKSTLAVHLTGALHGRGLNTLLVDEDDRVGSGLRWAQRALAAGTPLPFGVVGADDVKPRMLSGLDALVLDTEGRPRRKDLRQLAGRADLILVPSGVSPLELDATRELLEFLTPELGAKGGGRAQLRVVLTRVPPVGRAGEEARDALVREGAAVCRTLVRQYAAYQRAAEAGALVRDVRDERAASAWTDVQALAEELM, from the coding sequence ATGACCAGGGTCATTGCCATCACGTCGGAAAAGGGGGGCGTGGGTAAAAGTACCCTGGCGGTACACCTGACCGGCGCCCTGCACGGACGTGGCCTGAACACGTTGCTGGTCGACGAGGACGACCGCGTCGGCAGCGGCCTGCGCTGGGCGCAGCGTGCGCTCGCGGCCGGAACGCCGCTGCCGTTCGGGGTGGTGGGCGCCGACGACGTGAAGCCCAGGATGCTCTCGGGCCTCGACGCGCTCGTACTGGACACCGAGGGCCGCCCGCGCCGCAAGGACCTGCGCCAGCTCGCGGGCCGCGCCGACCTCATTCTGGTGCCCAGCGGCGTCTCGCCCCTGGAACTCGACGCGACCCGCGAACTGCTGGAGTTCCTGACCCCCGAGCTGGGGGCCAAGGGCGGAGGCCGGGCGCAACTGCGCGTCGTCCTGACCCGCGTGCCCCCGGTGGGCCGTGCAGGCGAGGAAGCGCGCGACGCCCTGGTCCGTGAGGGCGCGGCCGTGTGCCGCACGCTGGTGCGCCAGTACGCCGCCTACCAGCGGGCCGCCGAGGCGGGAGCGCTCGTGCGCGACGTGCGGGATGAACGCGCCGCCAGCGCCTGGACCGACGTGCAGGCACTGGCCGAGGAGTTGATGTAG
- a CDS encoding CAP domain-containing protein, whose protein sequence is MNRRLSALAATLLATGAGLAQNVADPAAAARHELARCGVTARETPALGLAAREVLRGTELTRALIAQGYRAHDAHGWQLTFGDLAGLRRAVQESCAPWRDLSEYGLSTAGNRLALIAATPARVDLTQSRRWLGDFLAATNRARFQGQKCGDRLMNAVPPLKWDARLEAAAARQATDLVRLNFRGHVNPQDGSTPLDRAAAYGFRGSVGENLSYGPVTAQEAVQSLLGSPGHCENLMSPAWTLFGGAVNNGAAATLFPTYWVQVFGGP, encoded by the coding sequence ATGAACCGCCGCCTGTCTGCCCTCGCCGCCACGCTGCTGGCCACCGGCGCCGGACTGGCCCAGAACGTGGCCGATCCCGCCGCCGCCGCCCGGCACGAACTCGCCCGCTGCGGCGTGACGGCGCGCGAGACCCCCGCGCTGGGGCTGGCGGCCCGCGAGGTGCTGCGCGGCACCGAGCTGACCCGCGCCCTGATTGCTCAGGGGTACCGCGCCCACGACGCGCACGGCTGGCAGCTGACCTTCGGCGACCTTGCGGGGCTACGCCGGGCCGTGCAGGAAAGCTGTGCCCCCTGGCGCGACCTGAGCGAATACGGCCTGAGCACCGCTGGTAACCGCCTGGCCCTCATCGCTGCCACCCCTGCCCGGGTAGACCTGACCCAGAGCCGCCGCTGGCTCGGCGACTTTCTGGCGGCCACCAACCGCGCCCGCTTTCAGGGGCAGAAATGCGGCGACCGGCTTATGAACGCCGTGCCCCCCCTGAAGTGGGACGCCCGGCTGGAGGCGGCGGCGGCCCGGCAGGCGACCGACCTCGTGCGCCTGAACTTCCGGGGCCACGTCAACCCGCAGGACGGCAGCACGCCGCTGGACCGCGCGGCCGCCTACGGCTTCCGGGGCAGCGTGGGCGAAAACCTCTCCTACGGCCCGGTCACGGCGCAGGAGGCCGTACAGAGCCTGCTGGGCAGCCCCGGCCACTGCGAAAACCTGATGAGCCCGGCCTGGACCCTGTTCGGCGGCGCGGTGAACAACGGCGCGGCGGCCACGCTGTTTCCGACCTACTGGGTGCAGGTGTTCGGCGGGCCGTAG
- a CDS encoding tryptophan 2,3-dioxygenase, with product MSAPGSSEGTHADSPEQAYQDFTRRLSYGDYLHLDALRAAHQPVTAAHDEHLFIAVHHVSEVWLGLIIRELQAAMTLLAGGVTDTPLKMLSRVVRAQEQLTNAWEVLKTMTPADYLQFRSAFGAASGFQSAGYRMVEVLLGNRNPALLRPHEHRPDLHDPLQGALRAPSVYDLTLRLLAARGLPIPQAVLERDLAQPAQLDEAVLEAWLAVYRDPEQYWDLYELAEKLLDVEDNFRRWRFNHLTTVERTIGFKTGSGGTSGAGYLRRALEVVLFPELWAVRTRL from the coding sequence GTGAGTGCCCCCGGCTCTTCCGAGGGCACTCACGCCGACAGCCCAGAGCAGGCCTACCAGGACTTCACCCGCCGCCTGAGCTACGGCGATTACCTGCACCTCGACGCCCTGCGCGCCGCCCACCAGCCGGTGACGGCCGCGCACGACGAGCACCTGTTCATCGCCGTGCATCACGTCTCGGAAGTCTGGCTGGGGCTCATCATCCGCGAGTTGCAGGCGGCCATGACCCTGCTCGCGGGCGGCGTGACCGACACGCCCCTCAAGATGCTGTCGCGGGTGGTACGCGCCCAGGAACAGCTGACGAACGCCTGGGAGGTCCTCAAGACCATGACCCCGGCCGACTACCTGCAGTTTCGCAGCGCCTTCGGGGCGGCGTCGGGCTTCCAATCGGCGGGCTACCGCATGGTCGAGGTGCTGCTGGGCAACCGCAACCCCGCCCTGCTGCGCCCCCACGAGCACCGCCCCGACCTGCACGACCCGTTGCAAGGCGCCCTGCGTGCCCCCAGCGTGTACGACCTGACGCTGCGGCTGCTCGCCGCCCGTGGCCTGCCCATTCCCCAGGCCGTGCTGGAGCGCGACCTCGCCCAGCCCGCACAACTCGACGAGGCGGTGCTGGAGGCGTGGCTCGCCGTGTACCGCGACCCCGAGCAGTACTGGGACCTGTACGAACTCGCCGAAAAGCTGCTGGACGTAGAGGACAACTTCCGCCGCTGGCGCTTCAACCACCTGACGACCGTGGAGCGCACCATCGGCTTCAAGACCGGCTCGGGCGGCACGAGCGGCGCGGGCTACCTGCGCCGGGCACTGGAAGTCGTGCTGTTCCCCGAGTTGTGGGCGGTGCGGACGAGGCTGTAG
- the kynU gene encoding kynureninase has product MTTLQAQTVPAHIQTLDAHDPLRHKREQFALPGDAIYLDGNSLGAMPRNVPARLSHVASQEWGQQLIRSWTADAEAAQDWMALPDRVAAKIARLIGAQPHEVAVGDSTSVNTFKALAAGLTLAGERRVILTDADNFPTDLYMAQGLGTLTGTLELRRVPAADITANLTSDVGVLLLTEVDYRTGRRLDMAAITAQAHAQGILTVWDLAHSAGAFAVDLNGCGADFAVGCGYKFLNGGPGAPAFLFVAAQHHAAAPVVLSGWMGHADPFEMARDYAPAPGARRFVVGTPQVLSLSALDTALDVFADVDMADVREKSLSLGRTFTALMEPLVARFPLMLVTPSAEPERGSQVSYRHPQAREVMADLIAAGIIGDFRTPDILRFGLTPLYHSHADIWHAVQGIGAVLEARA; this is encoded by the coding sequence GTGACGACCCTTCAGGCCCAGACCGTGCCCGCCCACATCCAGACCCTCGACGCCCACGACCCGCTGCGGCACAAGCGCGAACAGTTCGCGTTGCCGGGGGACGCGATCTACCTCGACGGCAACAGCCTGGGGGCCATGCCCCGCAATGTGCCCGCGCGGCTCTCGCACGTCGCCTCGCAGGAGTGGGGCCAGCAGCTCATCCGCTCGTGGACCGCAGATGCGGAGGCCGCCCAGGACTGGATGGCTCTGCCCGACCGCGTGGCCGCCAAGATTGCCCGCCTCATCGGCGCGCAGCCGCACGAGGTCGCGGTGGGCGACAGCACGAGCGTCAACACCTTCAAGGCCCTGGCTGCTGGTCTCACCCTGGCCGGCGAGCGCCGCGTGATCCTCACCGACGCCGACAACTTCCCCACCGACCTCTACATGGCGCAGGGCCTGGGCACGCTGACCGGCACCCTGGAACTGCGCCGCGTGCCCGCCGCCGACATCACCGCGAACCTGACGAGCGACGTGGGCGTGCTCCTCCTGACGGAAGTGGATTACCGCACCGGGCGGCGGCTGGACATGGCGGCCATCACCGCACAGGCCCACGCTCAGGGCATCCTGACCGTGTGGGACCTGGCGCACTCGGCGGGGGCCTTCGCCGTAGACCTGAACGGCTGCGGCGCCGACTTCGCGGTGGGCTGCGGCTACAAGTTCCTGAACGGCGGCCCCGGCGCGCCCGCATTCCTGTTCGTGGCCGCTCAGCACCACGCGGCGGCCCCCGTCGTGCTGAGCGGCTGGATGGGCCACGCCGACCCCTTCGAGATGGCCCGCGACTACGCCCCCGCCCCCGGCGCGCGCCGCTTCGTGGTGGGCACGCCACAGGTCCTGAGCCTGAGTGCGCTGGACACCGCCCTGGACGTGTTCGCGGACGTGGACATGGCCGACGTGCGGGAGAAGTCGCTGTCGCTGGGCCGCACCTTTACGGCACTGATGGAACCGCTCGTGGCCCGCTTTCCCCTGATGCTGGTCACGCCGTCGGCCGAGCCTGAACGCGGCTCGCAGGTGAGCTACCGCCACCCGCAGGCACGCGAGGTCATGGCCGACCTGATCGCCGCCGGAATCATCGGGGACTTCCGCACGCCGGACATCCTGCGCTTCGGCCTCACGCCGCTGTATCACTCGCACGCCGACATCTGGCACGCGGTCCAGGGGATCGGAGCCGTGCTGGAGGCCCGCGCGTGA
- a CDS encoding cell wall metabolism sensor histidine kinase WalK: MHSRPRSLGPLGLSARLLALLLGGVALTLLLIGGLLFLRVRDFGDAQARQLTAGGLALIARSAQAEDDAQTRLYAAYQDLAATALASGTWGVLVLSAPSADCPDAQGHPSALCYTDTAPHPELPAAAAQSARQLGTGQWALPGNAGTLFLRPLSGDLLAGLATPGNVGGRLALGVTGSYALIAAGALALLALIGARLLRLGLRPLRDMAARARTLGAGDLSARLPLPRAQDEVASLAGSLNQMLGRLQEAFGRLETEEARTRTFVADASHELRTPLAAMQGSLEILERLALDESDKARETRARLLDNLRRETRRAARLVGDLLLLSKLDAGEPLRGEPTDLGELLRAEVARSADLAPQVQFEVQAPSLSAWADRTRVAGALHNLLSNAATYSPPGAVVRAELRREGDRAVLSVSNPATLPPAFLPRLFDRFARGPQTRQGDGGSGLGLSIVQATARAHGGDTFAAQEEGELRVGFTLPLEGPGDAPA; this comes from the coding sequence GTGCACTCGCGCCCCCGGTCCCTGGGGCCACTGGGCCTGAGCGCGCGGCTGCTCGCGCTGCTGCTGGGCGGCGTGGCCCTGACCCTGCTGCTCATCGGGGGGCTGCTGTTCCTGCGGGTGCGCGACTTCGGCGACGCGCAGGCCCGCCAGCTCACGGCGGGCGGGCTGGCCCTCATCGCCCGCAGCGCCCAGGCGGAGGACGACGCCCAGACCCGGCTGTACGCGGCCTACCAGGACCTCGCGGCCACGGCGCTCGCCTCGGGCACCTGGGGCGTGCTCGTGCTCAGTGCCCCCAGCGCCGACTGCCCGGACGCACAGGGCCACCCTTCGGCGCTGTGCTACACCGACACCGCGCCGCACCCCGAACTACCGGCGGCGGCGGCGCAGTCGGCCCGCCAGCTGGGAACGGGCCAGTGGGCCCTGCCAGGGAACGCGGGCACCCTGTTCCTGCGGCCACTCTCGGGTGATCTCCTGGCAGGACTGGCGACGCCGGGCAACGTGGGAGGGCGCCTGGCCCTGGGGGTCACGGGCAGTTACGCTCTGATCGCGGCGGGGGCGCTGGCCCTGCTCGCGCTGATCGGTGCGCGGCTGCTGCGCCTGGGCCTGCGTCCGCTGCGGGACATGGCGGCGCGCGCGCGCACGCTCGGTGCGGGCGACCTCTCGGCGCGGCTGCCGCTGCCCCGCGCCCAGGACGAGGTCGCCTCGCTGGCCGGGAGTCTCAACCAGATGCTCGGGCGGCTTCAGGAGGCCTTCGGACGTCTGGAGACCGAGGAGGCCCGCACCCGCACCTTCGTCGCGGACGCCTCGCATGAACTGCGTACCCCCCTGGCGGCGATGCAGGGCAGTCTGGAAATCCTGGAACGGCTGGCCCTGGACGAGAGCGACAAGGCCCGTGAGACCCGCGCCCGGCTGCTGGACAACCTGCGCCGCGAGACCCGGCGCGCCGCGCGGCTGGTGGGCGATCTGCTGCTCCTGAGCAAGCTCGACGCGGGCGAGCCGCTGCGGGGCGAACCCACCGACCTGGGCGAGCTGCTGCGCGCCGAGGTGGCCCGCAGCGCCGACCTCGCCCCACAGGTGCAGTTCGAGGTACAGGCTCCCAGCCTGAGCGCCTGGGCCGACCGGACGCGGGTAGCGGGAGCCCTGCACAACCTGCTGAGCAACGCCGCCACCTACAGTCCGCCGGGGGCCGTGGTGCGCGCCGAGCTGCGCCGCGAGGGGGACCGCGCCGTACTGAGCGTAAGCAACCCTGCCACACTGCCCCCGGCATTTCTGCCCCGGTTGTTCGACCGCTTCGCCCGTGGGCCGCAGACCAGACAGGGCGACGGCGGCTCGGGGCTTGGGCTGTCGATCGTGCAGGCGACCGCCCGCGCACACGGCGGTGACACCTTCGCCGCGCAGGAAGAAGGCGAGCTGCGGGTGGGCTTCACCCTGCCACTGGAAGGCCCTGGCGACGCGCCCGCCTGA
- a CDS encoding response regulator transcription factor: MPRVLVVEDDPGIRDYLSLGLGYEGFEVTVAASGGEALDLLAAGRPDALILDLGLPGVGGLEVLRALRRGSRPGQNVPVLILTARDGVEDRIAGLSQGADDYLVKPFHFGELVARLRAVLRRAAPEEGRVLTYADLNLDTELREASRGGQPLDLTPRALDLLAAFLRQPERALSKAALLDMVWGAGFLGDDNIVEVYVRQLRRALGDPELIHTVRGAGYALRLR; this comes from the coding sequence ATGCCGCGTGTGCTGGTGGTGGAAGACGATCCGGGCATCCGCGACTACCTGAGCCTGGGCCTGGGCTACGAGGGATTCGAGGTCACGGTAGCGGCCAGCGGGGGCGAGGCGCTCGACCTGCTGGCCGCCGGCCGGCCCGACGCCCTGATTCTGGACCTGGGGCTGCCGGGCGTGGGAGGGCTGGAGGTGCTGCGCGCCCTGCGCCGGGGCAGCCGGCCGGGCCAGAACGTGCCGGTCCTGATCCTGACCGCCCGCGACGGCGTCGAGGACCGTATCGCCGGGCTGAGCCAGGGGGCCGACGACTACCTCGTCAAGCCTTTTCACTTCGGCGAACTCGTGGCGCGGCTGCGGGCGGTGCTGCGCCGTGCGGCCCCCGAGGAAGGGCGGGTGCTGACCTACGCCGACCTGAACCTCGACACCGAGCTGCGGGAGGCGAGCCGCGGCGGGCAACCCCTGGACCTCACGCCGCGCGCCCTGGACCTGCTCGCGGCGTTCCTGCGCCAGCCCGAGCGGGCGCTGAGCAAGGCGGCGCTGCTGGACATGGTGTGGGGCGCGGGCTTTCTGGGCGACGACAACATCGTCGAGGTGTACGTGCGCCAGTTGCGCCGGGCGCTGGGCGACCCCGAACTGATCCATACGGTGCGCGGGGCCGGCTACGCCCTGCGGCTGCGCTAG
- the trpA gene encoding tryptophan synthase subunit alpha, translating to MTATVTAPVRGAARIHAAFERAKSEGRAAFIPFMTAGYPSAEGFPAVADALLARADVLEVGIPYSDPLGDGPTIQRASEQALAGGTSTRRTIALIAGLRERHDTPIVIMTYVNPIYAVGPAEFMRLAAEAGVDGLILPDLPPDQDIEIADLAAQHGLAVTFLIAPTSTPARVKLVAEACTGFLYAVSVTGVTGTREGAALSEVPRMLELARQYARVPVAVGFGVKDAATAAQVAQVSDGVVVGSAFINAVKEGQDVGALADGIKAGCRK from the coding sequence ATGACGGCGACGGTGACGGCACCGGTGCGCGGCGCGGCCCGTATCCACGCGGCCTTTGAGCGCGCGAAAAGCGAGGGGCGCGCGGCCTTCATTCCCTTCATGACGGCCGGGTATCCCAGCGCCGAGGGGTTCCCGGCCGTGGCCGACGCCCTGCTGGCCCGCGCCGACGTGCTGGAGGTGGGCATTCCGTATTCGGACCCGCTCGGCGACGGCCCCACCATCCAGCGGGCCTCCGAGCAGGCGCTGGCGGGCGGCACGAGCACGCGGCGCACCATCGCCCTGATCGCTGGGCTGCGTGAGCGCCACGACACGCCCATCGTGATCATGACCTACGTCAACCCGATCTATGCGGTCGGCCCGGCCGAGTTCATGCGGCTGGCGGCCGAGGCGGGCGTGGACGGCCTGATCCTGCCCGACCTGCCGCCCGACCAGGACATCGAGATCGCGGACCTCGCCGCGCAGCACGGCCTGGCCGTGACCTTCCTGATCGCCCCGACCTCGACCCCCGCCCGCGTGAAGCTGGTGGCCGAGGCCTGCACCGGCTTCCTGTACGCGGTCAGCGTGACCGGCGTGACCGGCACCCGCGAGGGCGCGGCGCTCAGCGAGGTGCCCCGGATGCTCGAACTCGCCCGCCAGTACGCCCGCGTGCCGGTGGCGGTGGGCTTCGGCGTGAAGGACGCCGCCACCGCCGCCCAGGTGGCGCAGGTGTCCGACGGCGTGGTGGTCGGCAGCGCCTTTATCAACGCAGTCAAGGAAGGGCAGGATGTGGGTGCCCTGGCCGACGGCATCAAGGCGGGCTGCCGGAAGTAG
- the trpB gene encoding tryptophan synthase subunit beta gives MTLTIPAFPQPDGRGRYGRYGGRYVPETLIPALDELEAAYNEAKQDPEFLGELAGLFRDYVNRPSTLYLARNLTAHAGGAKIYLKREDQNFTGAHKINNCLGQALLARRMGKTKVIAETGAGQHGVASATAAALLGLECVVYMGEEDIRRQSLNVFRMKLLGAEVRPVTSGTGTLKDATNEAIREWVTNVRDTFYILGSVVGPHPYPAMVRDFQSVIGEEVKVQLLEHEGRSVPDAIVACVGGGSNAIGIFAPYAYLPPEQRPRLIGTEAAGEGVETGKHAASVAGGRVGVLHGSLMYLMNDDEGQIIPPHSISAGLDYPGIGPEHCFYSDTGVAEYVPVTDAQSLEALQLLTRLEGIIPAIESAHAIYHAVELARTMKPEEVIVVNLSGRGDKDVVEVMRLLGSDLAGTGEAKA, from the coding sequence ATGACCCTGACCATTCCCGCTTTTCCTCAGCCGGACGGGCGCGGGCGCTACGGCCGCTACGGTGGCCGCTACGTACCCGAAACACTGATTCCGGCGCTCGACGAACTCGAAGCCGCCTACAACGAGGCCAAACAGGACCCCGAGTTCCTCGGTGAACTCGCCGGGCTGTTCCGCGACTATGTCAACCGCCCCAGCACCCTGTACCTCGCGCGCAATCTGACCGCGCACGCGGGCGGCGCCAAGATCTACCTCAAGCGCGAGGACCAGAACTTCACGGGCGCGCACAAGATCAACAACTGCCTGGGGCAGGCGCTGCTCGCCCGGCGCATGGGCAAGACGAAGGTCATCGCCGAGACGGGCGCGGGGCAGCACGGCGTCGCCTCGGCCACGGCGGCGGCCCTGCTGGGCCTCGAGTGCGTGGTCTACATGGGCGAGGAGGACATCCGCCGCCAGTCCCTCAACGTGTTCCGCATGAAGCTGCTCGGCGCCGAGGTCCGGCCCGTGACGAGCGGCACCGGCACCCTCAAGGACGCCACCAACGAGGCCATCCGCGAGTGGGTGACCAACGTGCGCGACACCTTCTACATCCTGGGCAGCGTGGTCGGGCCGCACCCCTACCCGGCGATGGTGCGCGACTTCCAGAGCGTGATCGGCGAGGAAGTGAAGGTGCAGCTTCTCGAACACGAGGGCCGCAGCGTGCCCGACGCCATCGTGGCCTGTGTGGGGGGCGGCAGCAACGCCATCGGCATCTTCGCGCCCTACGCCTACCTGCCGCCGGAACAGCGCCCGCGCCTCATCGGCACCGAGGCTGCCGGCGAGGGCGTCGAGACCGGCAAGCACGCCGCCAGCGTGGCGGGGGGCCGGGTGGGCGTGCTGCACGGCTCGCTCATGTACCTGATGAACGACGACGAGGGCCAGATCATCCCGCCGCACTCGATCAGCGCTGGGCTGGACTACCCCGGCATCGGGCCGGAGCACTGCTTCTATTCCGACACGGGCGTGGCCGAGTACGTGCCCGTGACCGACGCGCAGTCGCTCGAAGCCCTGCAACTCCTGACGCGCCTGGAGGGCATCATTCCCGCCATCGAGAGCGCGCACGCCATCTACCACGCCGTCGAACTGGCGCGCACCATGAAGCCCGAGGAAGTGATCGTGGTGAACCTGTCGGGGCGCGGCGACAAGGACGTGGTCGAGGTGATGCGCCTGCTGGGCAGCGACCTGGCTGGAACCGGGGAGGCGAAAGCATGA
- the gluQRS gene encoding tRNA glutamyl-Q(34) synthetase GluQRS, protein MSVPRPGGGVGVGRFAPSPTGAMHLGNARTALLAWLHTRAQGGRHILRFEDLDTGRVRDWAYDLTRRDLAWLGLDWDAEYVQSRRLEHYAAALARLDTYPCTCTRREVLAAVEASAGAPHGEEPVYPGTCRSGTLQPDRPAALRWRVPGRVVCAADARSGQELCQDLPHEGGDFVLRRGDGVYAYHLAVVVDDAEMGVTDVVRGADLWPATPRQVALQGALSYATPRYWHMPLMTDYRGERLAKRGGAPPISALREAGERPERVLGELARSLGWAVPGEITAAELVSVYRGWAF, encoded by the coding sequence GTGAGCGTGCCTAGACCCGGAGGTGGGGTCGGGGTCGGCCGTTTCGCTCCCAGCCCGACCGGGGCGATGCACCTGGGCAACGCGCGCACGGCGCTGCTGGCCTGGCTGCACACCCGCGCGCAGGGGGGGCGCCACATCCTGCGGTTCGAGGACCTTGACACCGGGCGGGTGCGGGACTGGGCCTACGACCTCACCCGGCGCGACCTGGCCTGGCTGGGCCTGGACTGGGACGCCGAATACGTGCAGTCGCGGCGGCTGGAGCACTATGCCGCCGCCCTGGCCCGCCTGGACACCTATCCCTGCACCTGTACCCGCAGGGAAGTGCTGGCCGCCGTCGAGGCCAGTGCAGGTGCCCCCCACGGCGAGGAACCGGTGTACCCCGGCACCTGCCGGTCGGGGACCCTCCAGCCGGATCGCCCCGCCGCCCTGCGCTGGCGGGTGCCCGGCCGGGTGGTGTGCGCCGCCGATGCCCGGAGCGGCCAGGAGTTGTGCCAGGACCTGCCCCATGAGGGCGGGGACTTCGTGCTGCGGCGCGGAGACGGGGTGTACGCCTATCACCTCGCCGTGGTCGTGGACGACGCCGAGATGGGTGTGACCGACGTGGTGCGCGGCGCCGACCTGTGGCCTGCCACGCCCCGGCAAGTCGCGTTGCAGGGGGCACTGAGCTACGCCACGCCGCGCTACTGGCACATGCCCCTGATGACCGACTACCGGGGCGAGCGCCTCGCCAAGCGGGGGGGAGCGCCGCCGATCTCGGCGTTGCGGGAGGCGGGGGAGCGGCCGGAGCGGGTGCTGGGGGAGCTGGCGCGGTCGTTGGGGTGGGCCGTGCCGGGGGAGATCACGGCGGCAGAGTTGGTGTCGGTGTACCGGGGGTGGGCGTTTTAG
- a CDS encoding sugar efflux transporter: MTASPPPSAPETAAQPSAGELLRSLARLPHALELSASVFLLGFGLSLANPFMALFGVNEVHMTPLQLGLFLTLNAVASVLISTLLARFSDRLPNRKPLVLLTLGAGATAYVLLSSLRSYPAILLAGMIFLGTGAAAFPQLFSFARARFADAPGDLPERALTALRSVFSLSWVVGPGLGAVLLAVWDFRGTFLVTAACFVFAGLALLRVAPRPPQPTAPPAVRPGAPAGPSPIVQASFAFVLYGMSMSMGLTMFPLFVTKTLGGTQGDVGFLVGLCALLEIPAMLALVALRRLPPLNVLIRAALLLFVVHFALVYFASGTVLLVLSQIVRAAVLAVMAGLGMAYFQELMPGRFSVATTLFANTNNVGAMLSGVVSGACAQLFGYRSVYLLCAALTLTGWIIMQLTVRWQKRHLAEAEAQAA, translated from the coding sequence ATGACCGCCTCACCCCCTCCCTCTGCCCCGGAAACGGCCGCCCAGCCCTCGGCCGGCGAACTGCTGCGTTCGCTCGCGCGGCTGCCGCACGCCCTGGAACTGTCGGCATCGGTGTTCCTGCTGGGCTTCGGCCTCTCGCTGGCCAACCCGTTCATGGCCCTGTTCGGCGTGAACGAGGTCCACATGACGCCGCTGCAACTGGGCCTGTTCCTGACCCTGAACGCGGTGGCGAGCGTGCTCATCAGCACCCTGCTCGCGCGCTTCTCCGACCGCCTGCCCAACCGCAAGCCGCTCGTGCTGCTCACGCTGGGGGCCGGGGCCACCGCGTATGTGCTGCTGAGTTCTCTGCGCTCGTACCCGGCCATTCTGCTGGCGGGGATGATCTTTCTGGGGACGGGGGCGGCGGCCTTTCCGCAGCTCTTCTCGTTCGCGCGCGCGCGCTTCGCGGACGCTCCCGGCGACCTGCCCGAACGGGCCCTGACGGCCCTGCGCTCGGTGTTCTCGCTGTCGTGGGTGGTCGGGCCGGGGCTGGGGGCCGTGCTGCTGGCCGTCTGGGACTTCCGGGGCACCTTTCTGGTCACGGCAGCGTGTTTCGTGTTCGCGGGGCTGGCGCTGCTGCGCGTGGCGCCCCGCCCCCCCCAGCCGACCGCGCCCCCCGCCGTCCGGCCCGGCGCGCCCGCCGGCCCGTCGCCCATCGTGCAGGCGTCCTTCGCCTTCGTGCTGTACGGCATGAGCATGAGCATGGGCCTGACCATGTTCCCGCTGTTCGTCACCAAGACCCTGGGCGGCACCCAGGGCGACGTCGGCTTCTTGGTCGGCTTGTGCGCCCTGCTGGAAATCCCGGCGATGCTGGCCCTGGTCGCGCTGCGCCGCCTGCCCCCCCTGAACGTCTTGATCCGGGCGGCGCTGCTGCTGTTCGTGGTGCATTTCGCGCTCGTGTACTTCGCCTCGGGGACCGTGCTGCTCGTGCTGTCGCAGATCGTGCGCGCGGCGGTGCTGGCGGTCATGGCGGGGCTGGGCATGGCCTACTTCCAGGAACTGATGCCGGGGCGCTTCAGCGTCGCCACCACGCTGTTCGCCAACACCAACAACGTCGGGGCCATGCTCTCGGGGGTCGTGTCGGGGGCCTGCGCGCAGCTCTTCGGCTACCGTTCGGTGTACCTGCTGTGCGCGGCTCTGACCCTCACCGGCTGGATCATCATGCAGCTCACGGTGCGCTGGCAGAAACGTCACCTGGCCGAAGCCGAGGCCCAGGCGGCCTGA
- a CDS encoding histidine phosphatase family protein, whose translation MSRLFLVRHAETRHNQRKVLQGAASAPSILSGHGEAQARACGLALAALALPDPRVYASTYRRAKQTAEAIAAALDTDVTVLEGLQEMDVGSWAGRPYSALEVGADGIRHGDGTFGFVGGESEAQVRARLRIALATALARGGTPIVVSHGLALQAALCDLLGVTFDDAWADQRYAHANTAITELEGGAGGWRAVRVADAEHLHTLA comes from the coding sequence ATGTCCCGCCTGTTTCTCGTCCGGCACGCCGAAACCCGGCATAACCAGCGCAAGGTGCTGCAGGGAGCGGCGAGCGCGCCCAGTATCCTCAGCGGGCACGGCGAGGCCCAGGCGCGGGCCTGTGGGCTGGCCCTGGCCGCGCTGGCGTTGCCCGACCCACGCGTGTATGCGAGCACCTACCGCCGCGCCAAGCAGACCGCCGAGGCCATCGCCGCCGCTCTGGACACGGACGTGACCGTTCTGGAGGGCCTTCAGGAGATGGACGTCGGGAGCTGGGCGGGCCGTCCCTACAGCGCCCTGGAGGTGGGCGCCGATGGGATTCGCCACGGCGACGGCACCTTCGGCTTCGTGGGCGGCGAGAGCGAGGCCCAGGTGCGCGCCCGACTGCGTATAGCACTGGCGACGGCCTTGGCGCGGGGCGGCACACCCATCGTGGTGTCGCACGGGCTGGCGCTCCAGGCGGCGCTGTGCGACCTGCTGGGCGTGACCTTCGACGACGCCTGGGCCGACCAGAGATATGCCCACGCCAACACGGCGATCACGGAATTGGAGGGCGGGGCCGGGGGCTGGCGCGCGGTGCGGGTGGCAGACGCGGAGCATCTGCACACCCTGGCCTGA